A segment of the Chlamydiales bacterium genome:
GCAAGCACACTTCTCCTCCCGCATCCACCAAAATTAAATAGCAGTTTTGAAGTTCTCTTTTTTGGAGTGCGTGCGACCTGGCGCCGCTTTTCTCGATATCGACCTGTCGATATCTCTTAAAACTAATTGTTTGGAAGGGAAGATAGAGAAGAGATTAAGGGATATGCGAAAGGGGGGACTCGAACCCCCAGGAGGTTACCCTCACTACCACCTCAAGGTAGCGCGTCTGCCAATTCCGCCACTCTCGCAAAGAAATGAGGCCCGATTCTACGAATTTTCCGGATATCTGTTCAAGAAATTTCGAGAAAGAACCCCCACCCGCCACTTTTCCAAGATTGGGTTTTAATTCTGGATAAGGTATAAGAAGCCTATATTAGCCTTTTTGGATAGACCCATGCGCTGTACCGGGTACTGCACCGCCGCTTCCTACGACATGCCCCGCCTCCAACAAGAATTGCAGAAGCGCGTCCCCTCGCAGCTCAATCGCGACGTCATTCACTCACAGGTCCGCGAAGATAAACGCGTAAAAGGCGACGCCTTCTACTTCGCTTATGGAGTCGTCATCCTCTGGGGCTTCACCGCCGACGAGGAGCAGGAGCTCCTCCGCTTCTTAAAAGATTTTGAAAAAGAGCCCCATCCAAGACCCGAGATCGATGAGTTCACCTTCGTCTACGGCGAAGCCATGAAGATCGAAGAGGATGAGATCATTTTGCAGAACAAGAGCCCTCAGACAAAACTCGCCATCTCCTACGGCATCGCCCAGTCCGTCAAGCTCACCATCTTCGAGGAGATGATCCAGAAGACCATCGACCACACCAAACACCTCCCCTCCTCACTCGCAAAACACGGAAAGATCGCCCTCACCAGAAAAGAGATCTCCCAGAAAATGGGCGAGATCTTCATCGAGCGCAACTTCATCAACCTCCACTCCGAAATCCTCGATACCCCCGAATTCTTCTGGAACCACCCCGAGCTAGAACCCTTCTACCGCCGCACCGCCCACTACCTAGACGTCACCAAACGCGTCGAACTCCTCAACAAACGCCTCAATGTCGTCCACGAACTCTTCGAAGTCCTCACCAGCGAACTCAACCACCAGCACTCCTCCCGCCTCGAGTGGGCCATCATCGGCCTCATCATCGTCGAAGTAATCCTCACCATCCTCAAGGACATCTTCCACTTCATCTAATCATTAAAGTTTTTAAACCAAACAAATCAAAAACTTTAATGAATATTACAAATTAATTTCATCTTCCTATTAATTTCCGCCGTTTTTACTATCCCGGCTTTCAGAGTCAAACCCTGGAGACAAAAATGGTCACGAAATCCTCCCCAAGCCCTCTAGAAAAATCCAGCACCACCCAGAGCGTCCCCACCCTCATCCGCAAAGCACTCCTACGCGCCGGCCTCTCCGAAAACGACATCCCCCACTTCCTCACCTGGGCCTTCAACGGCCCCATCCCCGACACCTTCTGGCAGCTCTGCATCACCTGGAACCAGAAGTTCGGCCACAAGTTCTGGCTCAATCTCACACAAGCCAACTCCGCCTCCGAACTCTCCAACCTCTTCTTCCAGATGGGCCAGCTCTACACCTCCCTCCATCCCGCCACCACTCCAAGAAATTAGGGTTGACCCTGTAATAAATTAACTAGATAACAAACACTTTTTTGATACCGATTTCTTGAACTGTTGCTTTTATTATATTAATTTGCTTTTAATAAGCCTATTGAGGTTGTAGATTGAGTTATTAATTAACGTTCTCCTTTTTCATTCTGAATTTCTGGAACCTGCTCTCCTGTTTCCTTAATAATTTCTAGCGCATTTGTTGTTTCTAGAGTTGTAATTTCTTTTAGGAATTTCTCTTCCCAATCATTACTAACTGTTTCGAGAGCATTTAGCAGGAATTCTAAACTACCAACCAAAGAACTTAGATTAATTTGTTTGTTTTCAAAATAACTCAGATGTTCAAGCATCAACATTAACTGACGTTCATCATATTCGCTTATATCTTTCATGTGACTATCCTCTTCCAGGAATGATAGTGATAACTTGTCCATTTTCTCCTATGATTGCCCCAATTTTATTAACAGAATCATAATATTCTAAACCTCCCTCCATCCCGCCGCCACTCTGCCGAAGTAGCGCTTCTCATTTCTAGAAACAGTTGTGGTTTTTATTTTTTATATTGTTCCAGATAAAGCTCTGCGATTTGGATGTCGCTTCCATCCTGAAACTCAACTGTGTAGATCCAATCTCCGATATTGCATTGAAATTCTTCACCGTCTTCTTGAGACGAAATTTGATAAAAACCACACACAGATGCAAATTCTCCACAGTGGGTGCGATCAGGCGCATTGTTAGTAATAACTATCGGATCTCCCCAAGTGAATTTGTTTGCCATATTTCTCTCCTGGTTCTTAGCTGGAAACTTTCATCAGCACGTGTGAACAAGAATCCGATTCTTTTTGGCCTCAGAAGAATACATCATGACTTACAATTTTCAATCGCTACGTCATATGTATTCGCTATTCTTTCAATTAACACCAAGTCTTCTGCGTATATCGCGAAATAAGATGTGTCGAATGCTCTGATCTCTAACAGGACTCCATCACAATCTATAGGACGAAATGACGCATCTTCAGTTTCTAGTTCAACACCTTGAATGTTTCGAGATGAAAAGCTGCTATCGACACACAAAAACACTCCCCACATGAATTGTTGAATTTCGGCACAGTATTCAACAAATTGCGAGTCCGCCCCGATTGGATTTAATTGGCTGTCGTTAAGGTTATATTTCTTTGCGCCTTTCCCAACAGCGTCAACATCCGCCCCATACCATGTGTGTTGCGGCAAAAAACCCTTAAGAGAATTAATTATCAAAACCAACTGAGTTCCTAAACAAACAACTTTGTCCCCTAAAAAACACTTGCTCGTAAGTAAAACTCTGTACTTTGGGGTAAACATTAACAATTCCAATTTAGCTCGTATCCTTCTCCAGAAGTTTTTCGGGGATAAGCAAAGAACTGCCATCGATAAGTTCCACTGTGTACAACCATCTACTTCCTACGCAA
Coding sequences within it:
- a CDS encoding RMD1 family protein, encoding MRCTGYCTAASYDMPRLQQELQKRVPSQLNRDVIHSQVREDKRVKGDAFYFAYGVVILWGFTADEEQELLRFLKDFEKEPHPRPEIDEFTFVYGEAMKIEEDEIILQNKSPQTKLAISYGIAQSVKLTIFEEMIQKTIDHTKHLPSSLAKHGKIALTRKEISQKMGEIFIERNFINLHSEILDTPEFFWNHPELEPFYRRTAHYLDVTKRVELLNKRLNVVHELFEVLTSELNHQHSSRLEWAIIGLIIVEVILTILKDIFHFI